From a single Paenibacillus sp. FSL W8-0426 genomic region:
- a CDS encoding serine hydrolase: MEKRRGLRASKKLNLITVSLLMAALISGQTAFGYSVAGSENRSGLEQTLHDQGPSTAAEVEQFADEFFNRPDIQKKLVGAAFVVVADNKVLLNKGYGFSDLETKSLVDPDQTIFRMASISKVMTATAVMRLVEQGKIDLDENIEQYLEGIPIKNQTGSPLTMRHLMTHTTGFDYTDYISSNNEEQSLEQFIQENMPTVVRTPGESYRYDNFAFNLQGYILQQVAGDPFEEYVQKHVFAPLGMNNSDFRMTEQIKKNLATGYGADGQPKEQYPNVPFIVPDGGMFGTSSDMARFMLAHLNGGRLGNAEILSTSTTEEMHRTQVSIQEQVPTMALGFEKFYRHAYNGQLVIGKGGDLPGYHSWMWLMPDQKVGGFVITNSDASQDIREELFTAFMDHYFPQEKQEEQEWPLDANELDAFVGTYRHLRQPFLFFDIKKQAGKLSISGPNGTHTLKPVGDLLFVDEEGNQAAFKKDDEGEIIDLDYIAPDSWFAKIPDLPKYVDVGNDAYSEAIYTSAKLFMQDDNEKQDSRFFPEEAVTRGEFANQLLKFANVKPSEKPPFFKDIEGHKYGASIQKLAEIGVLTGTSDEMFHPDRIITRQEAATILWRLSSSFNMPKISAKIADHPAPWAEEAVKFVVGAGIYGPDVTTSNTGVVNYRSQDSLLRKEAAVIWDRFIQVLISGL; encoded by the coding sequence ATGGAAAAGAGAAGAGGCCTACGGGCTTCAAAGAAACTTAATCTGATTACGGTAAGCTTATTGATGGCTGCACTAATATCAGGTCAGACGGCATTTGGGTACTCCGTCGCCGGGAGCGAAAACAGGTCCGGATTAGAACAAACCCTCCATGATCAAGGGCCGTCGACTGCGGCCGAAGTGGAGCAATTTGCGGATGAATTTTTTAACCGGCCTGATATCCAAAAGAAACTTGTCGGTGCAGCCTTTGTAGTTGTTGCAGATAACAAGGTGTTGTTAAACAAAGGGTACGGTTTTTCCGACCTGGAAACGAAATCTTTGGTCGATCCTGATCAGACGATTTTTCGAATGGCCTCCATCTCGAAAGTAATGACTGCGACTGCGGTAATGCGGCTCGTTGAGCAGGGGAAGATCGATCTCGACGAAAATATAGAACAATATCTTGAAGGAATCCCCATCAAGAACCAGACTGGAAGCCCCCTGACCATGAGACATTTAATGACGCATACCACTGGCTTCGATTATACGGATTACATTTCATCGAATAACGAAGAACAGTCTTTAGAACAATTTATTCAAGAAAACATGCCGACCGTTGTAAGAACACCAGGTGAGAGTTACCGGTATGATAACTTTGCTTTTAATCTCCAGGGATACATTCTTCAGCAAGTAGCAGGTGATCCTTTTGAGGAATATGTGCAGAAGCACGTTTTTGCACCTCTAGGAATGAATAACAGTGATTTCCGCATGACGGAACAAATCAAAAAAAATCTGGCTACAGGTTACGGTGCCGATGGCCAACCCAAGGAGCAGTATCCGAACGTTCCTTTTATTGTCCCGGACGGAGGAATGTTTGGCACGAGCAGCGACATGGCTCGATTTATGTTGGCCCATTTGAATGGAGGCAGGCTCGGCAATGCCGAGATCCTCTCTACATCAACGACAGAGGAAATGCATCGCACGCAGGTGTCCATTCAAGAGCAGGTGCCCACGATGGCTTTAGGATTCGAAAAATTTTATCGCCACGCCTACAATGGCCAATTGGTTATTGGAAAAGGAGGGGATCTGCCCGGATATCATTCCTGGATGTGGTTAATGCCGGATCAAAAAGTGGGTGGTTTTGTCATTACGAACAGTGACGCGAGTCAAGACATAAGGGAAGAATTGTTCACTGCATTTATGGACCATTATTTCCCCCAAGAAAAGCAGGAAGAACAAGAGTGGCCGCTCGATGCCAATGAGCTGGATGCGTTTGTCGGAACATATCGCCATCTTCGGCAGCCTTTCCTGTTTTTTGATATCAAGAAACAAGCGGGAAAGCTTTCGATTTCCGGTCCGAATGGAACACATACGTTAAAACCCGTCGGGGATCTGTTATTCGTCGATGAAGAGGGCAATCAAGCTGCATTCAAGAAGGATGACGAGGGAGAAATCATCGATCTGGATTACATTGCACCCGACTCATGGTTTGCTAAAATCCCGGATCTTCCTAAATACGTTGACGTAGGTAATGACGCATACTCGGAGGCTATATATACCTCTGCCAAACTGTTCATGCAAGACGACAACGAAAAGCAAGACTCCCGTTTCTTTCCGGAAGAGGCTGTTACGAGAGGTGAATTTGCAAACCAATTGTTGAAGTTTGCCAATGTAAAACCTTCTGAAAAGCCGCCATTTTTTAAAGATATCGAAGGACACAAATACGGAGCTTCGATTCAGAAACTCGCAGAAATCGGAGTATTGACAGGCACTTCCGATGAAATGTTCCATCCGGATCGTATCATTACCCGTCAAGAAGCGGCTACGATTCTCTGGAGGCTTTCTTCAAGCTTTAACATGCCCAAGATTTCGGCGAAGATCGCCGATCATCCTGCTCCCTGGGCTGAAGAAGCCGTCAAATTTGTCGTGGGAGCGGGGATCTATGGTCCTGATGTAACCACT
- a CDS encoding SGNH/GDSL hydrolase family protein, protein MFDPPSGSVQPSEGPKAPRDPIGIPDATDHAALNRDSLAYREMIASSLLNKGNNARLKRAIDNARDGKPVTIAYIGGSITHGAGAAPLHLNCYAYRSFDLFRSMFAPADEGKVRLIKAGVGGTPSELGIVRYERDVLREGTVQPDVVVVEFAVNDADDETGGVCYESLVLQALQADNKPAVILLFSVFENDWNLQDRLAPLGWHYELPMVSIKDAVVEQFGRSEEEGRVIGKAQFFHDIYHPTNAGHQIMADCLGWLFETTHHSFLDAENDLQALPPLIGDRFVGMKLIDRKHAGTVARVDAGGFCETDKDLQRTELDDHSHGTPLFPDNWMHTASAGKAPFRMTLRAKRLIMVFKDSGSDEFGTANVRVNGAFVRTADPHQVHWTRCHAMLICDEEETEERIVEISMADHHADRSFTILGFGYVP, encoded by the coding sequence ATGTTTGACCCCCCATCAGGATCGGTACAACCATCGGAAGGTCCCAAAGCGCCGCGAGATCCGATCGGTATTCCGGATGCAACAGACCATGCGGCATTGAACCGCGATTCCCTCGCCTACCGGGAAATGATCGCTTCTTCGCTGCTGAACAAGGGCAACAATGCCCGATTAAAACGGGCCATCGACAACGCTCGAGACGGCAAACCCGTAACGATCGCTTATATCGGCGGGTCCATTACGCACGGGGCGGGGGCGGCGCCCCTGCACCTGAACTGTTACGCATATCGGTCTTTCGACCTTTTCCGAAGCATGTTCGCACCTGCGGACGAAGGCAAGGTTCGCCTGATCAAGGCAGGCGTCGGCGGTACTCCTTCCGAGCTGGGCATCGTCCGCTACGAGCGGGACGTGCTCCGGGAAGGCACGGTTCAGCCGGATGTCGTCGTCGTGGAGTTTGCGGTCAACGATGCCGACGACGAGACCGGGGGCGTATGTTACGAGAGTCTGGTGCTGCAGGCGCTGCAGGCGGACAACAAACCGGCGGTCATCTTGCTGTTCAGCGTGTTCGAGAATGACTGGAATCTTCAGGACCGCCTCGCCCCCTTAGGATGGCATTATGAGCTGCCGATGGTGAGCATTAAAGATGCCGTCGTGGAGCAGTTCGGACGGAGCGAGGAGGAAGGCCGGGTCATCGGCAAAGCGCAGTTTTTCCATGATATCTATCATCCGACCAATGCCGGGCACCAAATCATGGCCGACTGTCTGGGCTGGCTGTTCGAGACGACGCATCATTCCTTCCTTGATGCAGAGAACGATCTGCAAGCCCTGCCGCCGCTCATCGGCGACCGGTTCGTCGGCATGAAGCTGATCGACCGAAAACATGCCGGCACAGTCGCCCGGGTCGATGCGGGTGGTTTCTGTGAGACGGATAAGGACCTGCAGCGGACCGAATTGGACGATCATTCGCACGGCACGCCACTGTTTCCCGATAACTGGATGCATACGGCTTCCGCAGGCAAAGCGCCGTTTCGAATGACTTTACGAGCCAAACGGCTTATCATGGTTTTCAAAGATTCCGGAAGCGACGAGTTTGGAACGGCCAACGTTCGGGTGAACGGCGCATTCGTGAGGACTGCCGATCCTCATCAGGTTCATTGGACGCGCTGCCACGCGATGTTGATCTGCGATGAAGAGGAAACGGAGGAACGCATCGTGGAAATTTCCATGGCGGATCACCATGCGGACCGGTCGTTTACGATACTGGGTTTCGGGTACGTGCCGTAA
- a CDS encoding glycoside hydrolase 43 family protein, with protein MHVNPILWADYPDLDVIRVEDTYYMVSTTMHMMPGCVILRSYDLINWEVATHVYDRLDDTPAQRLEDGRHIYGKGMWAASLRYHKGTFYVVFVANDTGKTYLYTAASVTGPWSKRHIDGFYHDCSLFFDEDDKAYLVYGNAKIRLTELNADLSGPKPGGLDRIIVEDRQPYHLGYEGAHFYKIGGRYYVFLIHLTKAAGRRTQACYIADDLNGEFAGGDVFNDDMGYFNSGIAQGGIVDTPDGDWYAMLFQDHGAVGRIPVLVPLHFEDGTPVFASEAPKEIDIPSTRPGYVYKPLVDSDDFRYEKQDDGRVRLKDVWQWNHTPDDALWSVTEKPGAYRIRTGQIRPNLTFAVNTLTQRAMGPACEATVTLDGSGLSDGDYAGLCFLIGTYGFIGLTKEHGRFYLVMAAREAEDASIFGSLIDAQPAAEHARVPVASPRVTLRAYGQFANNQDECTFYYEDENEWVQLGTPHKMIYKLDHFMGCRIGLFMFSTQAAGGWADFSNFEYKVK; from the coding sequence ATGCATGTAAATCCGATTCTATGGGCCGACTATCCGGACTTGGACGTGATCCGGGTGGAGGACACCTATTATATGGTCAGCACGACGATGCACATGATGCCGGGCTGCGTCATTCTTCGTTCGTATGACTTGATCAACTGGGAAGTGGCCACCCATGTGTACGACAGGCTTGACGATACGCCTGCCCAGCGGCTGGAGGACGGCAGGCACATTTACGGGAAAGGGATGTGGGCTGCCTCGCTCCGTTACCACAAAGGCACGTTTTACGTCGTTTTCGTCGCGAACGACACGGGCAAAACGTATTTATACACGGCGGCGTCGGTAACGGGACCCTGGAGCAAACGCCATATCGACGGTTTTTATCATGACTGTTCATTGTTCTTTGATGAAGACGACAAGGCTTATCTGGTGTACGGCAATGCCAAGATCCGCCTGACCGAGCTGAACGCGGACTTGTCCGGACCGAAGCCCGGCGGATTGGACCGCATCATCGTCGAAGACCGTCAGCCTTATCATCTGGGCTATGAAGGAGCGCATTTTTACAAAATCGGCGGCCGGTATTACGTGTTTCTCATTCATTTGACCAAGGCGGCAGGACGCAGGACGCAGGCGTGTTACATAGCCGATGACCTGAACGGGGAGTTTGCCGGCGGGGACGTATTCAACGACGACATGGGGTATTTCAATTCAGGCATCGCGCAGGGAGGCATCGTGGATACCCCGGACGGCGATTGGTATGCGATGCTGTTTCAGGACCATGGCGCGGTCGGCCGCATTCCCGTTCTGGTGCCGCTGCACTTTGAAGACGGCACCCCGGTCTTTGCCTCGGAAGCGCCGAAGGAAATCGACATACCGAGCACCCGTCCGGGGTATGTGTACAAACCCTTGGTGGATAGCGACGATTTTCGCTACGAAAAACAGGACGATGGCCGGGTGCGGCTGAAGGACGTGTGGCAATGGAACCATACTCCCGACGACGCACTTTGGTCCGTAACCGAGAAACCGGGCGCGTACCGGATTCGGACCGGGCAGATCCGCCCCAATCTGACGTTCGCGGTGAATACGCTGACGCAGCGTGCAATGGGGCCTGCGTGCGAAGCAACGGTTACGCTCGATGGAAGCGGCCTGAGCGACGGGGATTATGCGGGGTTATGCTTTTTGATCGGCACTTACGGATTCATCGGGCTCACGAAAGAGCACGGCCGGTTTTATTTGGTCATGGCGGCACGGGAGGCGGAGGATGCCTCGATTTTCGGCAGCCTGATCGACGCTCAGCCGGCCGCGGAGCATGCGAGAGTTCCCGTGGCGAGCCCCCGGGTTACGCTCAGAGCCTATGGCCAGTTTGCGAACAATCAGGACGAATGCACCTTCTACTACGAAGACGAAAACGAATGGGTGCAGCTGGGCACGCCACACAAGATGATCTATAAGCTCGACCATTTCATGGGCTGCCGGATCGGCTTGTTCATGTTCTCGACCCAGGCGGCCGGAGGCTGGGCCGATTTCTCGAATTTCGAATACAAAGTGAAATGA
- a CDS encoding AraC family transcriptional regulator gives MTTIFYAGYDAAHPSDFVYDIPKGHDFWLLIHAHTPAEFWVNGEIKAYPAHCAVLYPPHRKILYRACSERYVNDWVRFDSREPYVLETTLPLGVPIPLKDPAYCHQLFQLLVTEHFLESDYHELSIDYLFRILFNKLLEASQSNESTPHYQNLLDLRKAIHNQPGRDWSVAEMARQVHLSPGYLQSLYRATFGLSCMDDVIQSRIRLAKERLVHGHSRISDISELCGYRNVEHFSRQFRKLAGCTPRAYRRSAHAGLAETTSKSL, from the coding sequence ATGACAACCATTTTCTATGCCGGCTATGATGCCGCCCATCCGTCCGATTTCGTCTACGACATTCCGAAAGGGCATGATTTCTGGCTGCTGATCCATGCGCATACGCCGGCCGAGTTTTGGGTGAACGGCGAAATCAAGGCCTATCCTGCCCACTGCGCCGTGCTCTATCCGCCCCACCGGAAAATTTTGTACCGCGCCTGTTCGGAACGATACGTCAATGATTGGGTTCGCTTTGATTCCCGCGAGCCTTATGTACTGGAAACGACGCTGCCGCTAGGCGTGCCGATTCCGCTGAAAGATCCGGCATACTGCCATCAGCTGTTCCAGCTTCTGGTGACCGAGCATTTCCTCGAAAGCGATTATCACGAGCTGTCGATCGATTACCTGTTCCGGATCTTGTTCAACAAACTGCTCGAAGCCTCGCAGTCCAACGAATCTACGCCGCATTACCAGAACCTGCTGGACTTGCGAAAGGCGATTCATAACCAACCCGGCCGAGATTGGTCGGTAGCCGAAATGGCCAGACAGGTCCATCTTAGCCCAGGCTACCTGCAATCGTTATACAGGGCCACATTCGGCCTTTCCTGCATGGACGACGTCATTCAATCCCGAATTCGATTGGCGAAGGAACGGCTCGTTCACGGTCATTCCCGCATATCGGACATCAGCGAGCTCTGCGGTTACCGGAACGTCGAGCATTTCTCCAGGCAATTCAGGAAACTGGCGGGCTGCACGCCTCGCGCCTACCGCCGTTCCGCTCATGCCGGTTTGGCCGAGACGACAAGCAAATCATTATAA
- a CDS encoding WGxxGxxG family protein, with protein MKKKISAVIATFLFVFALAIPVSAQEATQVSTAAVNDQNTVYTHDARYNTNNVRANSATTTDNNRGIDWGWLGLLGLFGLAGMRKRVSDPDRSNR; from the coding sequence TTGAAGAAAAAAATATCGGCTGTTATTGCAACATTTCTTTTCGTTTTCGCTTTGGCAATTCCGGTATCTGCTCAAGAAGCAACACAAGTTTCGACGGCTGCTGTGAATGACCAAAATACCGTGTATACCCATGATGCAAGGTATAATACGAACAACGTCAGAGCGAACTCAGCTACAACCACCGACAACAACAGAGGTATCGATTGGGGCTGGCTCGGCTTGTTAGGATTGTTTGGATTAGCCGGCATGCGAAAAAGAGTATCGGATCCGGATCGTTCCAATCGATAA